The following are encoded together in the Melitaea cinxia chromosome 22, ilMelCinx1.1, whole genome shotgun sequence genome:
- the LOC123664513 gene encoding juvenile hormone epoxide hydrolase-like: MGKLAVFVVLVAIIGTATWFALPSILPASPPKLDPNEWWGPSDLKGKVDASIKPFQVKFTDEMIRDLKTRLQKHKNFVPPLEDVGFEYGFNTKQMDAWIKYWSDEYKFAEREKFFNQFPQYKTNIQGLDIHFIRVKPQVKPGVTVVPILLMHGWPGSVREFYEAIPLLTKQASGYDFAFEVVVPSLPGYGFSDAAVRPGLGVTQVAVIFKNLMNRLGHKKFYIQGGDWGSVIGSSMATLFQNEVLGFHSNMLFVQNNCSTLRTILGALFPSLIVEPHLADRMYPLSKYFAYLMEEFGYFHIQATKPDTVGVALSDSPSGLLSYILEKFSTWTNFDNRALPDGGLSSRFSKDQLLDNLMVYWSTNSITTSMRLYAETMSNKNRALGIDTLSTSVPTWALQGKNELFYQPPNILKTKYPNLQGVTVLDEGGHFIAFELPQVFADDVFKSVKIFREWHKTKTEL, translated from the exons ATGGGGAAGCTAGCAGTTTTTGTAGTCTTGGTTGCTATCATAGGTACAGCCACATGGTTTGCTCTGCCATCTATCTTACCAGCATCTCCTCCAAAACTTGATCCCAATGAATGGTGGGGACCTAGTGATTTGAAGGGAAAAGTGGACGCCAGCATCAAACCATTTCAAGTCAAATTTACTGATGAG atgATAAGAGACCTCAAGACACGCTTACAAAAACACAAGAATTTTGTACCGCCCTTAGAAGATGTTGGTTTTGAATATGGCTTCAACACGAAACAAATGGACGCGTGGATCAAATACTGGTCTGACGAATACAAATTTGCAGAAAGAGAGAAGTTCTTTAATCAGTTCCCTCAATATAAGACCAACATACAAGGTCTGGACATACATTTCATCAGAGTTAAGCCCCAG GTTAAACCCGGTGTCACTGTTGTTCCTATTCTCCTCATGCACGGCTGGCCAGGTTCAGTGAGAGAATTCTACGAAGCCATACCTTTACTCACTAAACAGGCTTCTGGATACGACTTTGCCTTTGAAGTAGTCGTTCCAAGCTTGCCGGGCTATGGTTTTTCTGAT GCTGCAGTACGCCCAGGTCTCGGCGTTACACAAGTAGCAGTAATATTCAAGAATCTAATGAATAGACTGGGGCACAAGAAGTTTTACATCCAAGGAGGCGACTGGGGCTCGGTCATCGGTAGCAGCATGGCTACCTTGTTCCAGAATGAAGTATTAGGATTTCATTCCAATATGTTATTTGTACAG AACAACTGTTCAACTTTAAGAACCATACTCGGCGCTCTCTTCCCGTCACTCATAGTCGAACCGCACCTGGCCGACAGAATGTATCCTCTGTCGAAATACTTCGCTTACCTAATGGAAGAATTTGGATACTTTCATATACAAGCCACTAAACCCGATACCGTTG GTGTAGCCTTATCGGATTCTCCTTCTGGTCTTCTGTCTTACATCTTGGAGAAGTTTTCAACATGGACTAACTTCGACAATCGCGCCTTACCTGATGGAGGATTGTCCTCTCGCTTCAGCAAGGACCAACTCCTAGACAACCTCATGGTCTACTGGTCGACCAACTCCATAACAACTTCTATGAGACTCTACGCTGAAACTATGAGCAATAAAAACCGAGCCTTGGGCATAGATAC ATTATCCACATCAGTACCAACGTGGGCGCTTCAAGGTAAGAACGAACTGTTCTACCAACCACCCAATATCCTGAAGACAAAGTATCCCAACCTTCAGGGCGTCACAGTACTAGACGAAGGGGGACATTTCATAGCATTTGAACTGCCGCAAGTTTTCGCTGATGATGTCTTCAAATCTGTCAAAATCTTCAGAGAGTGGCACAAGACAAAGACTGAACTGTGA